A portion of the Burkholderia sp. GAS332 genome contains these proteins:
- a CDS encoding glycogen debranching enzyme, putative, with translation MTRIERPFDITRLEDEWLEADGFGGFASGTVGTLRTRRYQALLLTATRPPGGRVVLVNGVEAWIEADGQRYPLSMQRYMPDVIYPDLTASLLAFDTEPWPTWRLQLDPHITLIADVFVSKATRETVLRWRLEGSSEAASGAGAFNLKVRPLLSGRDYHALHHENAAFNFNAQISGDQACVSWQPYGDLPVINAATNGIYTHAPDWYRNFCYVRERERGLDFTEDLATPGVFSFNLADGDAVMILSASIGSSVSAASAKPAAAHAAELARIEQQRRSTLGSRLQRSADAYVVARNEGRTILAGFPWFTDWGRDTFIAMRGLLVSTGRLAEAEAILLEWSGTISEGMLPNRFPDYGDTPEYNSVDASLWFVIAVHDYLATNHANADTRTRLRQAVETILTGYTNGTRFNIKASPDDGLLSAGVPGVQLTWMDAKVGDWVVTPRIGKPVEVQALWINALRVAAMWNPQWQQPAERALQAFHERFTDPSTQALVDNVDVDFVKGAVDRSIRPNQIFAVGGLPFPLLEGAAARAVVDQVEAQLLTPLGLRTLAPSDPAYHGHYGGPPLARDGAYHQGTVWPWLLGPFVEAWLRVHGAEPDARAQAKARFLDPLYAHLDHAGLDHLSEIADGAAPHTPAGTPFQAWSLGELLRIENLLARLEPIAA, from the coding sequence ATGACACGTATTGAAAGACCTTTCGACATCACGCGTCTCGAAGACGAATGGCTCGAAGCAGATGGCTTCGGCGGCTTCGCATCGGGGACCGTCGGCACGCTGCGCACGCGCCGCTATCAGGCGCTGCTGCTCACCGCCACACGTCCGCCTGGCGGGCGCGTGGTACTCGTCAATGGTGTGGAAGCCTGGATCGAAGCGGACGGCCAGCGTTACCCATTGAGCATGCAGCGGTATATGCCGGACGTGATCTATCCCGATCTGACCGCGAGTCTCCTCGCGTTCGACACCGAGCCGTGGCCGACATGGCGTTTGCAACTCGATCCACACATCACGCTGATAGCGGACGTGTTCGTGAGCAAGGCGACGCGCGAAACGGTTTTGCGTTGGCGGTTGGAAGGCTCATCAGAAGCAGCTTCTGGCGCGGGCGCGTTCAACCTGAAAGTCAGGCCTTTGCTTTCCGGCCGCGATTACCATGCACTGCACCACGAAAACGCCGCGTTCAATTTCAACGCGCAGATAAGCGGCGACCAGGCATGCGTGAGTTGGCAACCCTACGGCGACTTGCCTGTCATCAACGCGGCGACCAACGGCATCTACACACACGCGCCTGATTGGTATCGAAACTTTTGCTACGTTCGCGAGCGGGAGCGTGGCCTTGATTTCACCGAAGACCTCGCCACGCCCGGCGTGTTCAGCTTCAATCTCGCCGATGGTGACGCGGTGATGATCCTCAGCGCGTCGATCGGGTCCTCGGTGTCGGCAGCAAGCGCCAAACCAGCCGCCGCCCACGCAGCCGAACTCGCGCGGATCGAACAGCAGCGCCGCAGCACACTCGGCTCACGCCTGCAGCGTTCCGCCGATGCCTACGTCGTCGCGCGCAACGAAGGCCGCACTATCCTCGCCGGTTTCCCATGGTTCACCGACTGGGGCCGCGACACATTCATCGCCATGCGCGGCTTGTTGGTCTCAACGGGCCGCCTCGCCGAGGCTGAAGCGATCCTGCTCGAATGGTCGGGCACGATATCCGAGGGCATGCTGCCGAATCGTTTCCCCGACTACGGCGACACCCCGGAATACAACTCCGTCGACGCATCGTTATGGTTCGTCATCGCCGTCCACGACTATCTGGCGACGAACCACGCCAACGCCGACACCCGAACGCGCCTGCGGCAGGCAGTCGAAACCATCCTCACGGGCTACACGAACGGCACACGCTTCAACATCAAGGCATCCCCCGACGACGGCCTCCTGAGCGCCGGCGTGCCCGGCGTACAACTCACGTGGATGGATGCCAAGGTCGGCGACTGGGTGGTCACGCCACGCATCGGCAAACCTGTTGAAGTGCAGGCACTCTGGATCAACGCATTGCGCGTTGCAGCAATGTGGAATCCGCAGTGGCAGCAGCCCGCGGAGCGAGCGTTGCAAGCGTTTCATGAACGCTTTACCGATCCGTCGACGCAAGCGCTTGTCGACAACGTCGATGTGGATTTCGTGAAAGGCGCAGTCGACCGCTCAATCCGCCCGAACCAGATCTTTGCCGTAGGCGGCCTGCCGTTTCCGTTGCTCGAAGGCGCGGCGGCGCGCGCGGTCGTCGACCAGGTCGAAGCCCAGTTGCTCACGCCGCTTGGCCTAAGAACGCTCGCCCCGTCCGATCCTGCCTACCACGGACACTACGGCGGCCCTCCGCTGGCGCGCGATGGCGCCTATCATCAAGGGACAGTCTGGCCATGGCTGCTAGGCCCGTTCGTCGAAGCATGGCTGCGGGTTCATGGCGCCGAGCCGGATGCCCGTGCACAAGCCAAAGCACGCTTTCTCGACCCGCTGTACGCGCATCTCGATCATGCCGGTCTCGACCATCTCTCCGAAATCGCCGACGGCGCCGCGCCGCACACGCCCGCCGGCACGCCGTTCCAGGCGTGGTCGCTGGGGGAGTTGCTGCGCATCGAAAACCTGCTTGCCCGGTTGGAGCCCATCGCCGCATAA
- a CDS encoding glucose-6-phosphate 1-dehydrogenase — protein sequence MSTTPNTPTSASHEPSCKVSAGPHEAPSSPAGKHPAPPCTLVIFGAGGDLTKRLLMPALYNLAVDGLLDDGMKIIGVNHGERETSEWREDLHTSLQQFAADKASTFHAGKLDDKAWDWVAQRLEFMAGEFETDDTFTKLKQRLDQSPGGNVIFYLAVSAHFFKPIVEHLGKAGLLKEGEGAAGGFRRLVIEKPFGTDLASARDLNAHILSYANESQVYRIDHFLGKDTVQSILAVRFANALFEPIWRREYIDSVQITAAETIGVEGRGKFYEQTGAFRDMLPNHLFQLLGMVAMEPPNSFDAEAVRDKKAEISDAIQPLTADDVVFGQYEKGPAGIGYREEPNVAPDSTTETYAAARVYVENWRWAGVPFYLRTGKRLAARRTEISVQLKPVPFRLFRDTPVDALTPNVLTLRIDPAHGTSFDFNVKTPGPVMQVGAVQSSFDYADFFTERANVGYETLLYDCMLGDETLFQRADSIETCWAAVDDVLHPKTGGAMPVHGYAAGSEGPAQADALLARDGHAWRPLKQDAVEKK from the coding sequence ATGTCGACTACTCCGAACACCCCAACTTCCGCCAGCCACGAACCCAGTTGCAAAGTCAGCGCGGGTCCGCATGAGGCGCCATCGTCGCCGGCCGGCAAGCATCCTGCGCCGCCTTGCACGCTGGTGATCTTCGGCGCGGGCGGCGACCTGACCAAGCGGCTGCTGATGCCCGCGCTCTACAACCTCGCGGTGGACGGCCTGTTAGACGATGGCATGAAGATCATCGGGGTGAATCACGGCGAGCGCGAGACGAGCGAATGGCGCGAAGATCTGCACACGTCGCTGCAACAGTTCGCCGCCGACAAAGCGAGCACCTTCCATGCCGGCAAGCTCGACGACAAAGCATGGGACTGGGTCGCGCAACGCCTCGAATTCATGGCCGGGGAATTCGAAACCGACGACACGTTCACGAAGCTCAAGCAAAGGCTCGATCAATCGCCGGGCGGCAACGTGATTTTTTACCTGGCGGTCAGCGCGCACTTTTTCAAGCCGATCGTCGAGCATCTCGGCAAGGCGGGCTTGCTGAAAGAAGGCGAGGGCGCCGCGGGTGGCTTCCGCCGCCTCGTGATCGAGAAACCGTTCGGTACCGATCTCGCCTCGGCGCGCGATCTGAACGCGCACATTCTGTCGTACGCGAACGAGTCGCAGGTGTATCGCATCGATCACTTTCTCGGTAAGGACACCGTGCAGAGCATTCTCGCGGTGCGCTTCGCGAATGCCTTGTTCGAACCGATCTGGCGGCGCGAATATATCGACAGCGTGCAGATCACCGCAGCCGAAACGATCGGCGTGGAGGGACGCGGCAAGTTTTACGAGCAGACCGGTGCGTTCCGCGACATGCTGCCGAACCACTTGTTCCAGTTGCTCGGCATGGTCGCGATGGAGCCGCCCAATTCGTTCGATGCTGAAGCGGTGCGTGACAAGAAGGCGGAAATCTCCGACGCGATCCAGCCGCTAACCGCCGACGACGTCGTCTTCGGTCAATACGAAAAGGGTCCGGCGGGCATCGGTTACCGTGAGGAACCGAACGTCGCGCCGGACAGCACGACAGAAACCTACGCCGCCGCACGCGTGTACGTCGAGAATTGGCGTTGGGCGGGCGTGCCGTTCTATCTACGCACCGGAAAGCGGCTTGCCGCGCGTCGCACGGAGATTTCTGTGCAACTGAAACCGGTGCCGTTCCGTTTATTCCGCGACACGCCGGTGGACGCGCTGACACCGAACGTGCTGACCTTGCGTATCGATCCCGCGCACGGCACGAGTTTCGACTTCAACGTGAAGACGCCGGGGCCGGTGATGCAGGTGGGCGCGGTGCAGTCGTCTTTTGACTACGCAGACTTCTTCACCGAACGCGCCAACGTCGGCTATGAGACCTTGCTGTACGACTGCATGCTTGGCGACGAGACACTGTTCCAGCGTGCCGACAGCATTGAGACATGCTGGGCTGCGGTAGACGACGTGCTGCATCCGAAGACCGGCGGCGCGATGCCGGTGCACGGCTACGCCGCAGGCAGCGAAGGTCCTGCCCAGGCGGATGCGCTGCTCGCACGCGATGGCCATGCATGGCGGCCTTTGAAGCAGGACGCCGTTGAAAAGAAGTAA
- a CDS encoding polyphosphate glucokinase: protein MATRKTKVRSSTERILAIDVGGTGLKAAVIDADGQMKTERLRVVTPHPCTPDQLMDALVKLVEPLVEKEPPTLMSIGFPGVVRNNRILTAPHFGIEGWHDIPLADSLAQRLGGLPVRMINDAEMQGFAAIEGHGLEFVLTLGTGAGTALFRDGELMPHLELAHHPVSKKGVAYDEYIGDAAREKAGNKRWNRRVEKVIGILDSLVNYDKLWIGGGNAARLTFKLPANVATVSNDAGIEGGARLWHPKSLRETRQLPEANERTGRFK, encoded by the coding sequence ATGGCCACACGTAAAACGAAAGTAAGGAGCAGTACCGAGCGGATTCTGGCGATCGACGTCGGTGGCACGGGCTTGAAAGCCGCAGTCATCGATGCGGACGGACAGATGAAAACCGAGCGTTTGCGCGTGGTCACGCCGCATCCGTGCACGCCGGATCAACTGATGGATGCCTTGGTGAAGCTGGTCGAGCCGCTCGTCGAAAAGGAGCCGCCTACGCTGATGTCGATCGGCTTCCCTGGCGTGGTGCGTAACAACCGCATTCTGACGGCGCCGCACTTTGGCATTGAAGGCTGGCACGACATTCCGCTAGCGGATTCACTGGCGCAGCGCCTCGGCGGTCTGCCGGTGCGCATGATCAACGATGCGGAGATGCAGGGCTTCGCCGCGATCGAAGGTCACGGTCTTGAGTTTGTGCTGACGCTCGGCACAGGCGCGGGCACGGCGCTGTTCCGTGATGGCGAGTTGATGCCTCACCTTGAGCTTGCGCATCATCCGGTGAGTAAGAAGGGTGTGGCGTACGACGAGTACATCGGCGACGCGGCTCGGGAAAAGGCGGGGAATAAGCGCTGGAATCGCCGGGTCGAGAAAGTGATCGGTATTCTCGATTCGCTGGTGAACTACGACAAGCTGTGGATTGGCGGTGGCAATGCAGCACGGCTGACGTTCAAGTTGCCCGCGAACGTCGCGACAGTATCGAACGATGCGGGGATCGAAGGCGGCGCGCGCTTGTGGCATCCGAAGTCGCTGCGTGAGACGCGGCAGTTGCCGGAGGCCAATGAGCGGACCGGCCGGTTTAAGTGA